Proteins from a genomic interval of Candidatus Omnitrophota bacterium:
- a CDS encoding DEAD/DEAH box helicase, whose product MTQKLQQHSSFYSLGIAPRILEVLDKMRFTVPTPIQHKAIPVAIEGKDIIGIAQTGTGKTLAFAIPIIQQFAQKKGRCLILAPTRELAIQIDEAFQKIAVIFGIRTAVLIGGASMHLQLQALRRNPRIIIATPGRLIDHMDQRTVMLADVSILVLDEADRMLDMGFLPDIKRILRVIPKDRQTMLFSATIPGEIMEIASAHMKLPVRVEMAPSGTTAERIVQEVFVVRKDMKKELLKKLLYQYHGPVLLFSRTKIGASKITRFIRELGHRVAEIHSDRSLPQRREALEGFKRGKYRILVATDIASRGIDVIGIELVINYDLPEDVENYVHRIGRTGRAGHEGRAISFATPEQGMDVKSIEKLIKTDLCILEHPDLPRERFLHPKQYIPSSRNRTHGHGQKRHFKPHSRRNFGR is encoded by the coding sequence TGAAGTATTGGATAAGATGCGTTTTACCGTTCCTACGCCTATTCAGCATAAGGCGATCCCTGTAGCAATAGAAGGCAAAGACATTATCGGTATCGCGCAGACAGGTACGGGCAAGACACTTGCTTTCGCCATACCTATAATTCAACAGTTTGCCCAGAAGAAAGGCAGATGCCTTATCCTTGCTCCCACAAGAGAGCTGGCCATACAGATAGACGAGGCATTTCAGAAGATAGCTGTGATCTTTGGTATACGCACAGCCGTTCTTATAGGCGGGGCATCCATGCATCTGCAATTACAGGCCCTGAGAAGAAATCCCCGCATTATAATAGCGACACCGGGCAGGCTTATTGACCACATGGATCAGCGCACAGTGATGTTGGCGGATGTCAGCATTCTAGTCCTTGACGAGGCCGACCGCATGCTCGATATGGGGTTTTTGCCGGATATTAAGCGCATCCTTAGAGTTATTCCGAAAGATAGGCAGACGATGCTTTTCTCGGCCACTATACCCGGAGAGATCATGGAAATAGCATCTGCCCATATGAAACTTCCGGTTCGCGTGGAGATGGCGCCCTCAGGCACTACGGCAGAACGCATTGTCCAGGAAGTCTTTGTCGTAAGAAAAGATATGAAAAAAGAGCTGCTCAAAAAGCTGCTCTATCAATATCACGGGCCGGTGCTTCTTTTTTCCCGCACGAAGATAGGCGCGTCTAAGATCACCCGCTTTATCAGAGAATTGGGCCACAGGGTCGCGGAGATACATTCCGACCGCTCCCTGCCGCAACGCCGGGAAGCGCTCGAAGGCTTCAAGAGAGGCAAATACAGGATACTTGTCGCCACAGATATCGCGTCAAGAGGCATTGATGTTATCGGAATAGAACTTGTCATTAATTATGATCTTCCTGAAGATGTCGAAAATTATGTACACCGGATCGGCCGCACAGGGCGCGCCGGCCATGAAGGCCGCGCCATCTCTTTTGCGACGCCGGAACAGGGCATGGATGTCAAGAGTATCGAAAAACTGATCAAAACCGATCTGTGCATATTGGAACATCCGGACCTTCCCCGCGAGAGATTTCTTCATCCTAAGCAGTATATACCTTCCAGCAGAAATAGGACCCATGGGCACGGGCAAAAGAGGCACTTTAAGCCGCACAG